The stretch of DNA GATGGTCACGACGTCAACCTCTCTTCGTTCCTACGGCTTTGGCGATGACGTCGGTGCGTCCCGCGAGCTTCTGGCTCGCCTCGAGAAGGGAGCCTGCTGCGGCGATCGTTTCCTCGAGCGCTGTGACCGCTTCAGTATTCCTGGCGATGCCCAGGCCGGCGTCGAGTGCTTCGCGCGTGTACCGCTCGATCGCGGAAGCCGCGCGCAGGGTGCGCTGCAGCAAGACGATGGCGAGGGGAACGATGATGAGGGTTACCATGCCGAGAGTGATTCCCCAGATCCAGAGAACGGCGGTCACCGCGCACCCCCTTTCAAATTATCGACCACTCCTCCGAGCTCGACCTCGACAGCACGGAGTCCCTTATCGAGCGATCGGAGGCCCTCGTTGAGCGCAGTCACCTCGGGCGCGAGGTGGCCCGTCTCCTTTTCGATCGCTCGAAGCCCAAAACGAATCTTGGCGAGATAGCTCGACGCGGACCCTCCAATTGCATCGAGCTCGTTCCGGATCCGAACGAGGTAGACGGCCACGATAGCCAGAAGCGCGAGTGCCGCGAGACAGCTGAGAAGAGTAAGAAGTGTCGTCATTTCCTGGTCGCCTTCGAGATGCGCCCCGCCGCGGACGCGATGTTGCCCGCTGATTCCAGAAGCACGCTGGCGAGAAAGTTCGTGCGTTCCAGCTGGGCGATGTTGACCGTGTTCGCGGCGATGCGCTTTCCGCCCGTCCAGATGTTCCCGACGAGCCCATGAATCCGCCGGGCGGTCGCGAGAATGAGCTGCAGCAGCACGGTCACCACGACCAGCACGAGAGCGGCGAGGATGAGTGCGGCCACCCAACCGCTCACGAGCCACCTCCGTCCAAGGAATCGGCGATTGTCGTGACGCGGCGATCGATGGAGCGAACCGTGCGGACGATGTCCTCGACCGTCGAGTTCGCGGTGCCGATTGCCCATATGGGCTGAGTGCCGGTCTCGATCTGCCCCGCCACCCGGAGCGCCGTGCTCGCGAGCGACTCGATTCGCCACGCCACGGCGAGGATGGTGACGAGGAGGGCCGCGACGACCGCCACCACGATCCCTCCCAGGAGGAACCCCAGGGTCCAGGGGGACATCATCGTTGCTCCTTTCCCCGGCTTCCCGGCTTGACACTTCCCAGAAATTGCATCTTCTCGTAGATCTCGTGGAGAGCACGCCGAGCGATGTGGGGTTTTGCGACGTGGCCCCAGCCACTTGGTACGTCATGCTCCCAGCGCGGGCTGCGGTTCTGGAACTCCTGCGTCATGCGGCGCAACGCGCGGACGAACGTTCCCGTGAGCCTCGAGGTGTTGGTCGACAGGCGCGAGCCAGGCGGGTGCTCGTAGAACGGAGCGAACCGGTCGGGGAATCCCGGCATGGTGCATCCGATACAGATCCCACCGGTGTTCATACATCCGCCCATGTGGTTGATGGCGCCCCGTTCGGTGATGTTGCACTGCACTACGGGACCCCAGCAGCCAATCTCGACAAGACATTCCTTCTGCCCGTATCGATCGGCGAACGTTCCTTCTTCGTAGAATCCGGCACGGCCGCACCGCTGGTGTACGGTCTGCTGGAAGAGCCAGGCAGGTCGGCCGAGCTCGTCGAACTCCGGAAGCGGACCGTGCCCTTGAAGGAACAGCAAGACCGCGGCGACGGTCTCGGTGAAGTTGTCCCCGATGGGGGAGCATCCCGGGATGTTCACCACGGGAAGCCCCAGATCGCTGCGGTAATCGGCACCGAGAAAATCCATCACCCCCATCGAGCCGGTGGGGTTCCCCGCGGCCGCTGGGATGCCGCCCCAGGTGGCGCAGGTGCCAATGGCGATGACGGCCGCCGCTTTCGGGGCGAGGCGCGAGAGCCACTCCGCTGTCGGGATCGGCTTTTGTTGTCCATCGGGAAGCGGCTCGGCGCCCAGCGCCGACCAGTAGCCGCCGTTCTTCGAGGCAATCCGCTCGTCGGGTACGGAGCCTTCGAAGATTATGACGTAGGGGAGCCCGAGCTCACCTCGCTCCGCCATCCGAAAGTTCTCGACGAAGGCTTCTCCGGCCTCTACGGCGAGAACGGGATGGTGGAGGACGACTTTGGGAATACCGGGGATGGTACCGGCCATGAGCATCTCCGCCGACGGGCTCGTGGCGCCCACGACTCCAATCGAGCATCCGTCACAGCTCATGCCCGCGAGCCAGAAGGCGTGGACGGCTTTGTGCGGACCGAGATCGAGCTTCGAATCCAGCGCTACACCGATGGCGCCTTCGCGCACCGCGAGCGGAG from Vicinamibacteria bacterium encodes:
- a CDS encoding hydrogenase expression protein HypE, translated to MTNAKSWAAPLAVREGAIGVALDSKLDLGPHKAVHAFWLAGMSCDGCSIGVVGATSPSAEMLMAGTIPGIPKVVLHHPVLAVEAGEAFVENFRMAERGELGLPYVIIFEGSVPDERIASKNGGYWSALGAEPLPDGQQKPIPTAEWLSRLAPKAAAVIAIGTCATWGGIPAAAGNPTGSMGVMDFLGADYRSDLGLPVVNIPGCSPIGDNFTETVAAVLLFLQGHGPLPEFDELGRPAWLFQQTVHQRCGRAGFYEEGTFADRYGQKECLVEIGCWGPVVQCNITERGAINHMGGCMNTGGICIGCTMPGFPDRFAPFYEHPPGSRLSTNTSRLTGTFVRALRRMTQEFQNRSPRWEHDVPSGWGHVAKPHIARRALHEIYEKMQFLGSVKPGSRGKEQR